In the Terriglobales bacterium genome, CGCAGCATGACTTTCCACTTATCCTTCCTCATTCACCATCTGGATCAGCGCTTGAATGTAGCCGAAACAGTATGCAAATGCCTGGCGTCCATCTTGGTCGCCATCGATCTTGGGCACGTGGTCGGGCATCAGCATTCCGCCGTAGCCGACTTCCTCGTAAGTGCGAATCGCACGAAGGAAATTGACGTCGCCGTTGTCGGGAAAGGTCTCCTGAAAATTTAGGAAGCCGCCTTTGATGTTGCGAAAGTGAACGTTGAAGATTTTGCCTCGAGTACCGAAATAACGGATGGCGTCGTATATCTCTTCACGTGGATTCTTCAGGCTCTCGCTCACCGTGCCCTGACAGAAATTCAGTCCATGGTAAGGACTGGGATTGAGCGAGATAAATTTCTTTAAACCATCTACAGTGCTCAACACACGATGCACTCCGCGATATCCCGCGGGCTCCGGCATGGCGGGATCTTCCGGATGGCAGGCCATTCGAACTTTGTACTCTTCCGCAACCGGCATAACGCGTTTCAGAAAGTAATCGATCCGTTCCCACGATTCTTCCGCGCTCACGCGGCCTGCCTCGGTTAGCTGATCGCGGTCTGCGGCTTCTTCATATTTGAATGTCGAGTAGGTTCCGCCACCGCGTCCAGGAGTCGATTCCGTACGAACGACTCCAAGCATGGTAAGGTTGTACGTGAGCATGGGGAACCCCGCTCGTGCTGCATTGCGCATCTTTTCGCATACAGCGTCGATCTCGCGGTCTCGTTCCGGACTCTTGCCCATCATCACGTACCGGATCTCTGACTTTGAAACATAGCTGGGGTGAATCAAGCGCAGCGCGTCGGCTTTTATGCCATAGGACTCGATGTGCTCGCGCTTTCGAGTAAGCGCCTCAACCGACCAGTCGCCGCCTTTCTCCAACTCCGGCGGAAACCCGCAGATGTGATTCACGCCAAAGGCGGCCATCACCTTCAGGATGTCGTCGCTGTCACCGTGTTGTGTCCCCAGCTTGAGATTTGCTTTTCGCCGAGTGGAACTCTGAGAAGTTCTCGAGCCGAGATTCGACGCAGCGAACGAAGGTCTCACTGCCGCTGATAGGGCATAGGCAGCCGAGTTAATGAAGAAGCTTCTGCGATTCATGCGCGATAGTGTACTCAAGCCGTTAAGCAGAGATCAGCGAC is a window encoding:
- a CDS encoding mannonate dehydratase — translated: MNRRSFFINSAAYALSAAVRPSFAASNLGSRTSQSSTRRKANLKLGTQHGDSDDILKVMAAFGVNHICGFPPELEKGGDWSVEALTRKREHIESYGIKADALRLIHPSYVSKSEIRYVMMGKSPERDREIDAVCEKMRNAARAGFPMLTYNLTMLGVVRTESTPGRGGGTYSTFKYEEAADRDQLTEAGRVSAEESWERIDYFLKRVMPVAEEYKVRMACHPEDPAMPEPAGYRGVHRVLSTVDGLKKFISLNPSPYHGLNFCQGTVSESLKNPREEIYDAIRYFGTRGKIFNVHFRNIKGGFLNFQETFPDNGDVNFLRAIRTYEEVGYGGMLMPDHVPKIDGDQDGRQAFAYCFGYIQALIQMVNEEG